In Melanotaenia boesemani isolate fMelBoe1 chromosome 16, fMelBoe1.pri, whole genome shotgun sequence, the following proteins share a genomic window:
- the LOC121656064 gene encoding cytochrome P450 1B1 isoform X1, translating into MSRISIMDVIPEGIDHVTQKTLMTVCVTLLFFHLWMWLQQRSIPRLPGPFAWPVIGNAAQLGNTPHLYFTRLVKKYGNVFQIQLGSRSVVVLNGESIKQALLKQGFEFAGRPDFTSFRYVSDGDSIAFSNISDWWKTHRKVAQSTVRMFSTGNPQTKKTFEQHVLCEIKELLRLFVAKTHEHQYFQPMTYLVVSTANIMSAVCFGKRYSYEDEEFQQVVGRNDQFTQTVGAGSIVDVMPWLQYFPNPIRTIFDNFKKLNQEFSTFIFNKVTEHRKTIQSSTVRDMTDAFIVALDRIGESTSKPSRKDYVVPTIGDIFGASQDTLSTALQWIIVILVKYPEMQVSLQQEVDKVVDRSRLPSIEDKQQLPYVMAFIYEVMRFTSFVPLTIPHSTTTDTSIMGYTIPKNTVIFINQWSINHNPGMWSQPEIFDPQRFLDPEGALNKNLASSVLIFSLGKRRCIGEDLSKLQLFLFTTLLAHQCNITADPAKIPTLDYNYGLTLKPHAFSVAVSLRDDMTLLDMASTQMLSENTKDEPSPDS; encoded by the exons ATGAG CAGGATTTCTATCATGGATGTGATACCTGAGGGGATTGATCATGTCACTCAGAAAACTCTGATGACAGTATGCGTCACTCTCTTGTTTTTCCACCTGTGGATGTGGCTCCAGCAGCGGTCGATCCCGCGCCTACCCGGTCCCTTCGCCTGGCCGGTCATCGGGAACGCTGCGCAGCTTGGCAACACGCCGCATTTGTACTTTACGCGCCTTGTGAAAAAATACGGCAACGTCTTCCAGATACAGCTGGGCTCTCGGTCTGTGGTGGTGCTGAACGGAGAATCCATCAAACAAGCGCTGCTCAAGCAGGGATTCGAATTTGCTGGCAGACCAGACTTCACCTCTTTCCGGTACGTCTCTGACGGGGACAGCATCGCGTTTAGCAACATCTCGGACTGGTGGAAGACGCACCGTAAGGTGGCCCAGTCCACAGTCCGGATGTTTTCCACCGGCAACCCACAAACCAAAAAGACATTTGAGCAACATGTTCTGTGTGAGATCAAAGAGCTGCTGCGGCTGTTTGTGGCTAAAACGCACGAGCATCAGTATTTCCAGCCCATGACCTATCTCGTGGTGTCCACGGCCAACATAATGAGCGCGGTGTGTTTTGGGAAGAGGTACTCCTACGAGGATGAGGAGTTTCAGCAGGTGGTGGGTAGGAACGACCAGTTCACCCAAACTGTTGGAGCAGGGAGCATAGTGGACGTGATGCCCTGGCTTCAGTACTTCCCCAACCCCATCAGAACCATTTTTGACAACTTCAAGAAGCTCAACCAAGAATTTAGCACGTTCATCTTTAATAAAGtaactgaacacagaaaaacaatccAGTCGAGCACAGTCAGGGACATGACAGATGCTTTCATAGTGGCACTGGACCGGATTGGAGAAAGCACAAGCAAACCATCTAGGAAAGACTACGTGGTCCCAACAATAGGGGATATATTTGGAGCAAGTCAAGACACCCTGTCAACTGCCCTGCAGTGGATCATCGTCATTCTGGTCAA GTATCCTGAGATGCAGGTGAGTCTTCAGCAGGAGGTGGACAAAGTAGTGGACCGTAGCCGTCTTCCTTCTATTGAGGACAAGCAGCAGCTGCCCTATGTCATGGCCTTCATCTATGAGGTGATGCGCTTCACAAGCTTCGTCCCCCTCACCATCCCCCATTCCACCACCACGGACACCTCCATCATGGGCTACACTATACCAAAGAACACAGTCATCTTCATCAACCAGTGGTCCATCAACCACAACCCAGGCATGTGGTCCCAACCAGAGATATTTGACCCCCAGCGATTCCTGGACCCGGAGGGTGCACTGAACAAGAACTTGGCCAGCAGTGTGCTCATCTTCTCCCTGGGCAAGCGGCGATGCATCGGCGAGGATCTGTCCAAGCTCCAGCTGTTCCTCTTCACGACTCTGCTAGCACACCAGTGCAACATCACCGCAGACCCAGCAAAGATACCCACACTGGACTACAACTACGGTTTGACGCTGAAACCTCACGCCTTCTCCGTGGCAGTGTCTCTGCGTGATGATATGACGTTGTTGGACATGGCCTCCACTCAGATGCTCTCTGAGAACACAAAGGATGAACCTTCACCAGACTCATAA
- the LOC121656064 gene encoding cytochrome P450 1B1 isoform X2 encodes MRISIMDVIPEGIDHVTQKTLMTVCVTLLFFHLWMWLQQRSIPRLPGPFAWPVIGNAAQLGNTPHLYFTRLVKKYGNVFQIQLGSRSVVVLNGESIKQALLKQGFEFAGRPDFTSFRYVSDGDSIAFSNISDWWKTHRKVAQSTVRMFSTGNPQTKKTFEQHVLCEIKELLRLFVAKTHEHQYFQPMTYLVVSTANIMSAVCFGKRYSYEDEEFQQVVGRNDQFTQTVGAGSIVDVMPWLQYFPNPIRTIFDNFKKLNQEFSTFIFNKVTEHRKTIQSSTVRDMTDAFIVALDRIGESTSKPSRKDYVVPTIGDIFGASQDTLSTALQWIIVILVKYPEMQVSLQQEVDKVVDRSRLPSIEDKQQLPYVMAFIYEVMRFTSFVPLTIPHSTTTDTSIMGYTIPKNTVIFINQWSINHNPGMWSQPEIFDPQRFLDPEGALNKNLASSVLIFSLGKRRCIGEDLSKLQLFLFTTLLAHQCNITADPAKIPTLDYNYGLTLKPHAFSVAVSLRDDMTLLDMASTQMLSENTKDEPSPDS; translated from the exons ATGAG GATTTCTATCATGGATGTGATACCTGAGGGGATTGATCATGTCACTCAGAAAACTCTGATGACAGTATGCGTCACTCTCTTGTTTTTCCACCTGTGGATGTGGCTCCAGCAGCGGTCGATCCCGCGCCTACCCGGTCCCTTCGCCTGGCCGGTCATCGGGAACGCTGCGCAGCTTGGCAACACGCCGCATTTGTACTTTACGCGCCTTGTGAAAAAATACGGCAACGTCTTCCAGATACAGCTGGGCTCTCGGTCTGTGGTGGTGCTGAACGGAGAATCCATCAAACAAGCGCTGCTCAAGCAGGGATTCGAATTTGCTGGCAGACCAGACTTCACCTCTTTCCGGTACGTCTCTGACGGGGACAGCATCGCGTTTAGCAACATCTCGGACTGGTGGAAGACGCACCGTAAGGTGGCCCAGTCCACAGTCCGGATGTTTTCCACCGGCAACCCACAAACCAAAAAGACATTTGAGCAACATGTTCTGTGTGAGATCAAAGAGCTGCTGCGGCTGTTTGTGGCTAAAACGCACGAGCATCAGTATTTCCAGCCCATGACCTATCTCGTGGTGTCCACGGCCAACATAATGAGCGCGGTGTGTTTTGGGAAGAGGTACTCCTACGAGGATGAGGAGTTTCAGCAGGTGGTGGGTAGGAACGACCAGTTCACCCAAACTGTTGGAGCAGGGAGCATAGTGGACGTGATGCCCTGGCTTCAGTACTTCCCCAACCCCATCAGAACCATTTTTGACAACTTCAAGAAGCTCAACCAAGAATTTAGCACGTTCATCTTTAATAAAGtaactgaacacagaaaaacaatccAGTCGAGCACAGTCAGGGACATGACAGATGCTTTCATAGTGGCACTGGACCGGATTGGAGAAAGCACAAGCAAACCATCTAGGAAAGACTACGTGGTCCCAACAATAGGGGATATATTTGGAGCAAGTCAAGACACCCTGTCAACTGCCCTGCAGTGGATCATCGTCATTCTGGTCAA GTATCCTGAGATGCAGGTGAGTCTTCAGCAGGAGGTGGACAAAGTAGTGGACCGTAGCCGTCTTCCTTCTATTGAGGACAAGCAGCAGCTGCCCTATGTCATGGCCTTCATCTATGAGGTGATGCGCTTCACAAGCTTCGTCCCCCTCACCATCCCCCATTCCACCACCACGGACACCTCCATCATGGGCTACACTATACCAAAGAACACAGTCATCTTCATCAACCAGTGGTCCATCAACCACAACCCAGGCATGTGGTCCCAACCAGAGATATTTGACCCCCAGCGATTCCTGGACCCGGAGGGTGCACTGAACAAGAACTTGGCCAGCAGTGTGCTCATCTTCTCCCTGGGCAAGCGGCGATGCATCGGCGAGGATCTGTCCAAGCTCCAGCTGTTCCTCTTCACGACTCTGCTAGCACACCAGTGCAACATCACCGCAGACCCAGCAAAGATACCCACACTGGACTACAACTACGGTTTGACGCTGAAACCTCACGCCTTCTCCGTGGCAGTGTCTCTGCGTGATGATATGACGTTGTTGGACATGGCCTCCACTCAGATGCTCTCTGAGAACACAAAGGATGAACCTTCACCAGACTCATAA
- the LOC121656064 gene encoding cytochrome P450 1B1 isoform X3 has product MDVIPEGIDHVTQKTLMTVCVTLLFFHLWMWLQQRSIPRLPGPFAWPVIGNAAQLGNTPHLYFTRLVKKYGNVFQIQLGSRSVVVLNGESIKQALLKQGFEFAGRPDFTSFRYVSDGDSIAFSNISDWWKTHRKVAQSTVRMFSTGNPQTKKTFEQHVLCEIKELLRLFVAKTHEHQYFQPMTYLVVSTANIMSAVCFGKRYSYEDEEFQQVVGRNDQFTQTVGAGSIVDVMPWLQYFPNPIRTIFDNFKKLNQEFSTFIFNKVTEHRKTIQSSTVRDMTDAFIVALDRIGESTSKPSRKDYVVPTIGDIFGASQDTLSTALQWIIVILVKYPEMQVSLQQEVDKVVDRSRLPSIEDKQQLPYVMAFIYEVMRFTSFVPLTIPHSTTTDTSIMGYTIPKNTVIFINQWSINHNPGMWSQPEIFDPQRFLDPEGALNKNLASSVLIFSLGKRRCIGEDLSKLQLFLFTTLLAHQCNITADPAKIPTLDYNYGLTLKPHAFSVAVSLRDDMTLLDMASTQMLSENTKDEPSPDS; this is encoded by the exons ATGGATGTGATACCTGAGGGGATTGATCATGTCACTCAGAAAACTCTGATGACAGTATGCGTCACTCTCTTGTTTTTCCACCTGTGGATGTGGCTCCAGCAGCGGTCGATCCCGCGCCTACCCGGTCCCTTCGCCTGGCCGGTCATCGGGAACGCTGCGCAGCTTGGCAACACGCCGCATTTGTACTTTACGCGCCTTGTGAAAAAATACGGCAACGTCTTCCAGATACAGCTGGGCTCTCGGTCTGTGGTGGTGCTGAACGGAGAATCCATCAAACAAGCGCTGCTCAAGCAGGGATTCGAATTTGCTGGCAGACCAGACTTCACCTCTTTCCGGTACGTCTCTGACGGGGACAGCATCGCGTTTAGCAACATCTCGGACTGGTGGAAGACGCACCGTAAGGTGGCCCAGTCCACAGTCCGGATGTTTTCCACCGGCAACCCACAAACCAAAAAGACATTTGAGCAACATGTTCTGTGTGAGATCAAAGAGCTGCTGCGGCTGTTTGTGGCTAAAACGCACGAGCATCAGTATTTCCAGCCCATGACCTATCTCGTGGTGTCCACGGCCAACATAATGAGCGCGGTGTGTTTTGGGAAGAGGTACTCCTACGAGGATGAGGAGTTTCAGCAGGTGGTGGGTAGGAACGACCAGTTCACCCAAACTGTTGGAGCAGGGAGCATAGTGGACGTGATGCCCTGGCTTCAGTACTTCCCCAACCCCATCAGAACCATTTTTGACAACTTCAAGAAGCTCAACCAAGAATTTAGCACGTTCATCTTTAATAAAGtaactgaacacagaaaaacaatccAGTCGAGCACAGTCAGGGACATGACAGATGCTTTCATAGTGGCACTGGACCGGATTGGAGAAAGCACAAGCAAACCATCTAGGAAAGACTACGTGGTCCCAACAATAGGGGATATATTTGGAGCAAGTCAAGACACCCTGTCAACTGCCCTGCAGTGGATCATCGTCATTCTGGTCAA GTATCCTGAGATGCAGGTGAGTCTTCAGCAGGAGGTGGACAAAGTAGTGGACCGTAGCCGTCTTCCTTCTATTGAGGACAAGCAGCAGCTGCCCTATGTCATGGCCTTCATCTATGAGGTGATGCGCTTCACAAGCTTCGTCCCCCTCACCATCCCCCATTCCACCACCACGGACACCTCCATCATGGGCTACACTATACCAAAGAACACAGTCATCTTCATCAACCAGTGGTCCATCAACCACAACCCAGGCATGTGGTCCCAACCAGAGATATTTGACCCCCAGCGATTCCTGGACCCGGAGGGTGCACTGAACAAGAACTTGGCCAGCAGTGTGCTCATCTTCTCCCTGGGCAAGCGGCGATGCATCGGCGAGGATCTGTCCAAGCTCCAGCTGTTCCTCTTCACGACTCTGCTAGCACACCAGTGCAACATCACCGCAGACCCAGCAAAGATACCCACACTGGACTACAACTACGGTTTGACGCTGAAACCTCACGCCTTCTCCGTGGCAGTGTCTCTGCGTGATGATATGACGTTGTTGGACATGGCCTCCACTCAGATGCTCTCTGAGAACACAAAGGATGAACCTTCACCAGACTCATAA